A region of Hippoglossus stenolepis isolate QCI-W04-F060 chromosome 7, HSTE1.2, whole genome shotgun sequence DNA encodes the following proteins:
- the LOC118112059 gene encoding cytoplasmic polyadenylation element-binding protein 4 isoform X3: MGDYGFGVLVKNSSGNKSAFPLRIPPHLQPQHPHHPSNPPSPPSFVNNTCSTNGGSAWLFPAVAPHSNMQDEILESDKSKALDLQDIQEKSQVQSQPQALSPGQQEVGGGLGELEGALPEDGSLEKGSLESSSGKEKLRMESPVLSGFDYQDSLGMGTSIAQSTSSSSLTSFNNWSPAVPSTQSPVVGEDVGGFFGPAGSNANGPPLLFQNFSHHAGPGFGAGGSFSPQIGPVSQHHAPTPHPQHYHPHGQGVPQQHRRSPASPHPPQQSFPPHPHRTGPFTQLPHLTTAQNKPPSPWGSYQSPSTPTSTSWSPGGYGGWGGTQGVREYRRGVGGGMSGLNSISPLKKSFPNNQVPSQKFPRNNSGFNHKGWVEDSMSRSDSIYPFQQERTRSFDGFSMHSLENSLIDIMRAEQDSLKGRYSFSHQGGDGPLPMNGHSSLFPMEDERSFGEDESGDQGLPGLGSAHCFPHLNGERVERYSRKVFVGGLPPDIDEDEITASFRRFGHLFVDWPHKAESKSYFPPKGYAFLLFQDESSVQALIDACIQEDSKLYLCVSSPTIKDKPVQIRPWNLNDSDFVMDGSQPLDPRKTIFVGGVPRPLRAVELAMIMDRLYGGVCYAGIDTDPELKYPKGAGRVAFSNQQSYIAAISARFVQLQHGEIDKRVEVKPYVLDDQLCDECQGTRCGGKFAPFFCANVTCLQYYCEYCWAAIHSRAGREFHKPLVKEGGDRPRHISFRWN, from the exons ATGGGGGACTACGGGTTTGGAGTTCTGGTGAAGAACAGCAGTGGTAACAAATCTGCCTTCCCCTTGCGgatccctcctcacctccaaccCCAGCACCCACACCACCCCTCCAACCCCCCCAGCCCCCCTTCCTTCGTAAACAACACCTGCTCCACCAATGGGGGCAGCGCTTGGCTGTTCCCCGCCGTAGCCCCGCACAGTAACATGCAAGATGAGATTCTGGAGTCAGACAAGTCCAAGGCCTTGGACCTCCAGGACATTCAGGAGAAGTCTCAGGTCCAGTCCCAGCCCCAGGCCTTGTCTCCTGGCCAGCAGGAGGTTGGGGGAGGCCTAGGAGAGCTTGAGGGTGCACTCCCTGAGGACGGTTCGCTGGAGAAGGGTTCTTTGGAGAGCAGCAGTGGCAAAGAGAAGCTGAGGATGGAGTCCCCAGTGCTAAGTGGGTTTGACTACCAGGACAGCCTGGGAATGGGTACGAGCATTGCACAGTCCACCTCCTCATCTTCGCTGACCAGCTTCAACAACTGGTCCCCTGCTGTCCCATCCACCCAGTCTCCAGTGGTCGGAGAAGATGTAGGAGGGTTCTTTGGCCCGGCTGGCTCCAACGCCAACGGACCTCCCCTGCTGTTCCAGAACTTCTCCCACCACGCAGGTCCTGGCTTTGGTGCGGGGGGGAGTTTCTCCCCGCAGATCGGGCCAGTCTCTCAGCACCACGCACCCACACCTCACCCCCAACACTACCACCCCCACGGTCAGGGGGTCCCACAGCAGCACAGGCGCTCCCCAGCTAGCCCTCATCCACCCCAGCAGTCTTTCCCTCCGCACCCCCACCGCACCGGACCATTCACCCAGCTTCCCCACCTCACTACTGCCCAGAATAAACCCCCCTCTCCTTGGGGAAGCTACCAGAGTCCCTCCACTCCCACATCCACCTCCTGGAGCCCTGGTGGGTATGGTGGCTGGGGAGGCACACAGGGGGTGCGAGAGTATCGGCGGGGGGTAGGTGGAGGTATGTCGGGCCTTAACTCCATCTCCCCGCTGAAGAAGTCCTTCCCTAACAACCAG GTTCCCTCTCAGAAGTTCCCCAGAAATAATTCTGGCTTCAATCACAAGGGCTGGGTGGAGGACAGCATGAGCCGCAGTGACAGCATCTACCCTTTCCAA cAGGAGAGAACCCGGTCTTTTGATGGTTTCAGTATGCACTCTCTGGAGAATTCGCTGATTGACATTATGAGGGCTGAGCAGGATTCCTTGAAAG GACGTTACAGCTTCTCTCACCAGGGTGGAGACGGGCCTCTACCTATGAATG GTCATTCCTCTCTGTTCCCCATGGAGGATGAGCGCTCTTTTGGAGAGGATGAGTCAGGTGACCAGGGGCTTCCTGGCCTTGGCTCAGCTCACTGTTTCCCCCATCTCAATGGTGAACGTGTGGAACGATATTCTCGCAAGGTGTTTGTAGGAGGTCTGCCCCCAGACATAGATGAAG atgagaTCACTGCCAGTTTCCGTCGGTTTGGTCATTTGTTTGTAGACTGGCCTCACAAGGCAGAGAGCAAGTCCTATTTCCCACCAAAAG GATACGCATTTTTGCTGTTCCAAGACGAGAGCTCTGTTCAGGCTCTGATTGATGCCTGCATTCAGGAGGATAGTAAACTGTACCTGTGTGTCTCTAGCCCCACCATCAAAGACAAGCCT GTCCAGATCCGACCCTGGAACCTAAATGACAGTGATTTTGTAATGGATGGCTCTCAGCCATTGGACCCGAGGAAGACCATCTTTGTAGGAGGTGTCCCTCGTCCCCTTCGTGCAG TGGAGCTTGCCATGATCATGGACCGTCTGTATGGGGGAGTGTGTTACGCTGGGATCGACACAGACCCTGAACTCAAGTATCCAAAAGGGGCGGGAAGAGTGGCCTTCTCCAATCAGCAAAGCTACATTGCAGCCATTAGTGCCCGATTTGTTCAACTGCAGCACGGGGAGATTGATAAACGG GTGGAAGTGAAGCCATATGTCCTGGACGATCAGCTGTGTGACGAGTGCCAGGGCACTCGCTGTGGGGGGAAGTTTGCTCCTTTCTTCTGTGCTAACGTGACCTGTCTGCAGTACTACTGTGAGTACTGCTGGGCAGCCATCCACTCCCGGGCCGGCCGCGAGTTCCACAAGCCGCtggtgaaggagggaggggatcGGCCACGACACATCTCTTTCCGCTGGAACTGA
- the LOC118112059 gene encoding cytoplasmic polyadenylation element-binding protein 4 isoform X1: MGDYGFGVLVKNSSGNKSAFPLRIPPHLQPQHPHHPSNPPSPPSFVNNTCSTNGGSAWLFPAVAPHSNMQDEILESDKSKALDLQDIQEKSQVQSQPQALSPGQQEVGGGLGELEGALPEDGSLEKGSLESSSGKEKLRMESPVLSGFDYQDSLGMGTSIAQSTSSSSLTSFNNWSPAVPSTQSPVVGEDVGGFFGPAGSNANGPPLLFQNFSHHAGPGFGAGGSFSPQIGPVSQHHAPTPHPQHYHPHGQGVPQQHRRSPASPHPPQQSFPPHPHRTGPFTQLPHLTTAQNKPPSPWGSYQSPSTPTSTSWSPGGYGGWGGTQGVREYRRGVGGGMSGLNSISPLKKSFPNNQVPSQKFPRNNSGFNHKGWVEDSMSRSDSIYPFQQERTRSFDGFSMHSLENSLIDIMRAEQDSLKGRYSFSHQGGDGPLPMNARSYGRRRGHSSLFPMEDERSFGEDESGDQGLPGLGSAHCFPHLNGERVERYSRKVFVGGLPPDIDEDEITASFRRFGHLFVDWPHKAESKSYFPPKGYAFLLFQDESSVQALIDACIQEDSKLYLCVSSPTIKDKPVQIRPWNLNDSDFVMDGSQPLDPRKTIFVGGVPRPLRAVELAMIMDRLYGGVCYAGIDTDPELKYPKGAGRVAFSNQQSYIAAISARFVQLQHGEIDKRVEVKPYVLDDQLCDECQGTRCGGKFAPFFCANVTCLQYYCEYCWAAIHSRAGREFHKPLVKEGGDRPRHISFRWN, encoded by the exons ATGGGGGACTACGGGTTTGGAGTTCTGGTGAAGAACAGCAGTGGTAACAAATCTGCCTTCCCCTTGCGgatccctcctcacctccaaccCCAGCACCCACACCACCCCTCCAACCCCCCCAGCCCCCCTTCCTTCGTAAACAACACCTGCTCCACCAATGGGGGCAGCGCTTGGCTGTTCCCCGCCGTAGCCCCGCACAGTAACATGCAAGATGAGATTCTGGAGTCAGACAAGTCCAAGGCCTTGGACCTCCAGGACATTCAGGAGAAGTCTCAGGTCCAGTCCCAGCCCCAGGCCTTGTCTCCTGGCCAGCAGGAGGTTGGGGGAGGCCTAGGAGAGCTTGAGGGTGCACTCCCTGAGGACGGTTCGCTGGAGAAGGGTTCTTTGGAGAGCAGCAGTGGCAAAGAGAAGCTGAGGATGGAGTCCCCAGTGCTAAGTGGGTTTGACTACCAGGACAGCCTGGGAATGGGTACGAGCATTGCACAGTCCACCTCCTCATCTTCGCTGACCAGCTTCAACAACTGGTCCCCTGCTGTCCCATCCACCCAGTCTCCAGTGGTCGGAGAAGATGTAGGAGGGTTCTTTGGCCCGGCTGGCTCCAACGCCAACGGACCTCCCCTGCTGTTCCAGAACTTCTCCCACCACGCAGGTCCTGGCTTTGGTGCGGGGGGGAGTTTCTCCCCGCAGATCGGGCCAGTCTCTCAGCACCACGCACCCACACCTCACCCCCAACACTACCACCCCCACGGTCAGGGGGTCCCACAGCAGCACAGGCGCTCCCCAGCTAGCCCTCATCCACCCCAGCAGTCTTTCCCTCCGCACCCCCACCGCACCGGACCATTCACCCAGCTTCCCCACCTCACTACTGCCCAGAATAAACCCCCCTCTCCTTGGGGAAGCTACCAGAGTCCCTCCACTCCCACATCCACCTCCTGGAGCCCTGGTGGGTATGGTGGCTGGGGAGGCACACAGGGGGTGCGAGAGTATCGGCGGGGGGTAGGTGGAGGTATGTCGGGCCTTAACTCCATCTCCCCGCTGAAGAAGTCCTTCCCTAACAACCAG GTTCCCTCTCAGAAGTTCCCCAGAAATAATTCTGGCTTCAATCACAAGGGCTGGGTGGAGGACAGCATGAGCCGCAGTGACAGCATCTACCCTTTCCAA cAGGAGAGAACCCGGTCTTTTGATGGTTTCAGTATGCACTCTCTGGAGAATTCGCTGATTGACATTATGAGGGCTGAGCAGGATTCCTTGAAAG GACGTTACAGCTTCTCTCACCAGGGTGGAGACGGGCCTCTACCTATGAATG CGAGAAGTTATGGCAGAAGACGAG GTCATTCCTCTCTGTTCCCCATGGAGGATGAGCGCTCTTTTGGAGAGGATGAGTCAGGTGACCAGGGGCTTCCTGGCCTTGGCTCAGCTCACTGTTTCCCCCATCTCAATGGTGAACGTGTGGAACGATATTCTCGCAAGGTGTTTGTAGGAGGTCTGCCCCCAGACATAGATGAAG atgagaTCACTGCCAGTTTCCGTCGGTTTGGTCATTTGTTTGTAGACTGGCCTCACAAGGCAGAGAGCAAGTCCTATTTCCCACCAAAAG GATACGCATTTTTGCTGTTCCAAGACGAGAGCTCTGTTCAGGCTCTGATTGATGCCTGCATTCAGGAGGATAGTAAACTGTACCTGTGTGTCTCTAGCCCCACCATCAAAGACAAGCCT GTCCAGATCCGACCCTGGAACCTAAATGACAGTGATTTTGTAATGGATGGCTCTCAGCCATTGGACCCGAGGAAGACCATCTTTGTAGGAGGTGTCCCTCGTCCCCTTCGTGCAG TGGAGCTTGCCATGATCATGGACCGTCTGTATGGGGGAGTGTGTTACGCTGGGATCGACACAGACCCTGAACTCAAGTATCCAAAAGGGGCGGGAAGAGTGGCCTTCTCCAATCAGCAAAGCTACATTGCAGCCATTAGTGCCCGATTTGTTCAACTGCAGCACGGGGAGATTGATAAACGG GTGGAAGTGAAGCCATATGTCCTGGACGATCAGCTGTGTGACGAGTGCCAGGGCACTCGCTGTGGGGGGAAGTTTGCTCCTTTCTTCTGTGCTAACGTGACCTGTCTGCAGTACTACTGTGAGTACTGCTGGGCAGCCATCCACTCCCGGGCCGGCCGCGAGTTCCACAAGCCGCtggtgaaggagggaggggatcGGCCACGACACATCTCTTTCCGCTGGAACTGA
- the LOC118112059 gene encoding cytoplasmic polyadenylation element-binding protein 4 isoform X2, translating to MGDYGFGVLVKNSSGNKSAFPLRIPPHLQPQHPHHPSNPPSPPSFVNNTCSTNGGSAWLFPAVAPHSNMQDEILESDKSKALDLQDIQEKSQVQSQPQALSPGQQEVGGGLGELEGALPEDGSLEKGSLESSSGKEKLRMESPVLSGFDYQDSLGMGTSIAQSTSSSSLTSFNNWSPAVPSTQSPVVGEDVGGFFGPAGSNANGPPLLFQNFSHHAGPGFGAGGSFSPQIGPVSQHHAPTPHPQHYHPHGQGVPQQHRRSPASPHPPQQSFPPHPHRTGPFTQLPHLTTAQNKPPSPWGSYQSPSTPTSTSWSPGGYGGWGGTQGVREYRRGVGGGMSGLNSISPLKKSFPNNQVPSQKFPRNNSGFNHKGWVEDSMSRSDSIYPFQERTRSFDGFSMHSLENSLIDIMRAEQDSLKGRYSFSHQGGDGPLPMNARSYGRRRGHSSLFPMEDERSFGEDESGDQGLPGLGSAHCFPHLNGERVERYSRKVFVGGLPPDIDEDEITASFRRFGHLFVDWPHKAESKSYFPPKGYAFLLFQDESSVQALIDACIQEDSKLYLCVSSPTIKDKPVQIRPWNLNDSDFVMDGSQPLDPRKTIFVGGVPRPLRAVELAMIMDRLYGGVCYAGIDTDPELKYPKGAGRVAFSNQQSYIAAISARFVQLQHGEIDKRVEVKPYVLDDQLCDECQGTRCGGKFAPFFCANVTCLQYYCEYCWAAIHSRAGREFHKPLVKEGGDRPRHISFRWN from the exons ATGGGGGACTACGGGTTTGGAGTTCTGGTGAAGAACAGCAGTGGTAACAAATCTGCCTTCCCCTTGCGgatccctcctcacctccaaccCCAGCACCCACACCACCCCTCCAACCCCCCCAGCCCCCCTTCCTTCGTAAACAACACCTGCTCCACCAATGGGGGCAGCGCTTGGCTGTTCCCCGCCGTAGCCCCGCACAGTAACATGCAAGATGAGATTCTGGAGTCAGACAAGTCCAAGGCCTTGGACCTCCAGGACATTCAGGAGAAGTCTCAGGTCCAGTCCCAGCCCCAGGCCTTGTCTCCTGGCCAGCAGGAGGTTGGGGGAGGCCTAGGAGAGCTTGAGGGTGCACTCCCTGAGGACGGTTCGCTGGAGAAGGGTTCTTTGGAGAGCAGCAGTGGCAAAGAGAAGCTGAGGATGGAGTCCCCAGTGCTAAGTGGGTTTGACTACCAGGACAGCCTGGGAATGGGTACGAGCATTGCACAGTCCACCTCCTCATCTTCGCTGACCAGCTTCAACAACTGGTCCCCTGCTGTCCCATCCACCCAGTCTCCAGTGGTCGGAGAAGATGTAGGAGGGTTCTTTGGCCCGGCTGGCTCCAACGCCAACGGACCTCCCCTGCTGTTCCAGAACTTCTCCCACCACGCAGGTCCTGGCTTTGGTGCGGGGGGGAGTTTCTCCCCGCAGATCGGGCCAGTCTCTCAGCACCACGCACCCACACCTCACCCCCAACACTACCACCCCCACGGTCAGGGGGTCCCACAGCAGCACAGGCGCTCCCCAGCTAGCCCTCATCCACCCCAGCAGTCTTTCCCTCCGCACCCCCACCGCACCGGACCATTCACCCAGCTTCCCCACCTCACTACTGCCCAGAATAAACCCCCCTCTCCTTGGGGAAGCTACCAGAGTCCCTCCACTCCCACATCCACCTCCTGGAGCCCTGGTGGGTATGGTGGCTGGGGAGGCACACAGGGGGTGCGAGAGTATCGGCGGGGGGTAGGTGGAGGTATGTCGGGCCTTAACTCCATCTCCCCGCTGAAGAAGTCCTTCCCTAACAACCAG GTTCCCTCTCAGAAGTTCCCCAGAAATAATTCTGGCTTCAATCACAAGGGCTGGGTGGAGGACAGCATGAGCCGCAGTGACAGCATCTACCCTTTCCAA GAGAGAACCCGGTCTTTTGATGGTTTCAGTATGCACTCTCTGGAGAATTCGCTGATTGACATTATGAGGGCTGAGCAGGATTCCTTGAAAG GACGTTACAGCTTCTCTCACCAGGGTGGAGACGGGCCTCTACCTATGAATG CGAGAAGTTATGGCAGAAGACGAG GTCATTCCTCTCTGTTCCCCATGGAGGATGAGCGCTCTTTTGGAGAGGATGAGTCAGGTGACCAGGGGCTTCCTGGCCTTGGCTCAGCTCACTGTTTCCCCCATCTCAATGGTGAACGTGTGGAACGATATTCTCGCAAGGTGTTTGTAGGAGGTCTGCCCCCAGACATAGATGAAG atgagaTCACTGCCAGTTTCCGTCGGTTTGGTCATTTGTTTGTAGACTGGCCTCACAAGGCAGAGAGCAAGTCCTATTTCCCACCAAAAG GATACGCATTTTTGCTGTTCCAAGACGAGAGCTCTGTTCAGGCTCTGATTGATGCCTGCATTCAGGAGGATAGTAAACTGTACCTGTGTGTCTCTAGCCCCACCATCAAAGACAAGCCT GTCCAGATCCGACCCTGGAACCTAAATGACAGTGATTTTGTAATGGATGGCTCTCAGCCATTGGACCCGAGGAAGACCATCTTTGTAGGAGGTGTCCCTCGTCCCCTTCGTGCAG TGGAGCTTGCCATGATCATGGACCGTCTGTATGGGGGAGTGTGTTACGCTGGGATCGACACAGACCCTGAACTCAAGTATCCAAAAGGGGCGGGAAGAGTGGCCTTCTCCAATCAGCAAAGCTACATTGCAGCCATTAGTGCCCGATTTGTTCAACTGCAGCACGGGGAGATTGATAAACGG GTGGAAGTGAAGCCATATGTCCTGGACGATCAGCTGTGTGACGAGTGCCAGGGCACTCGCTGTGGGGGGAAGTTTGCTCCTTTCTTCTGTGCTAACGTGACCTGTCTGCAGTACTACTGTGAGTACTGCTGGGCAGCCATCCACTCCCGGGCCGGCCGCGAGTTCCACAAGCCGCtggtgaaggagggaggggatcGGCCACGACACATCTCTTTCCGCTGGAACTGA